The Diachasmimorpha longicaudata isolate KC_UGA_2023 chromosome 14, iyDiaLong2, whole genome shotgun sequence genome includes a region encoding these proteins:
- the Mcph1 gene encoding uncharacterized protein Mcph1: MFSKKRRRSGYLNARRSSLQVNLSFVSDSSDTSDTEPRTIRNNAGPESLDSNVKRLRDAILSKTQEIFDNENDFCKRTARILGEVQGGSDQNDQNQSNSQEKPVVLQESDSSDFFSKPSDRRGKLRVSSIVSSSNNKNCTSIMFSPRKTRSSCRSSGKEDTVMGNPIKCSTFMSRNSSLASAGVRRINKSESVTPKSSKPVIRDVKSCYIPLDRIEGYERMNLSRNLKQISMELTPAVGDRPVPIVISQPARGVKSLMEKLLERNHESFGSGRTSLEVRTSVEPVLNDPSMSQSQSSRSVPAMRDSSTGRQSLSLKKSNSSVMMIHPALIPSKRKSEFNEKRSMSGRNSSGAGNRLSLDVNTSLGSRRSVNESVVEATPGPISRSTLMKSQSKIMTVLEKGSVGSDGKCEDSQIVRNINPIINLEPISSTSHHNLEDTFILDTSESLKGPIIKDSSDESEAEPDNPKPRESIYEDSSDDERSEKEDNVSSKKKQCRKRKLFTQLNDSGLISLSPMERAEPSPRTPVVPVEKKRRKVQKILIKNYQTQAERVTQTQKRLVIKTQVKHPKRLEDKEAEKKKKRKIRSKKLVVKKRMNPDVLRLLNEVAGEGFDNSEPSRDSLNDFTDNKRIATKGRHHSKCIYIVTTGLCNGDKDLVKDAVKKIGGARIEPSVTRQTTHVVTTGVRTINLLRGIIRGCWLVNKDWLKKSIRERTWQSPENYEVDHFSKAVQENRRDKEIFGRSYVPELFATCGLIYIDGATAPPREVLKELIKTAGGRIIENSQKAKIIIGSQGLREVWVLDSITTGQLQPLDDYRR, encoded by the exons ATGTTCTCTAAAAAACGTCGACGAAGTGGTTATCTCAACGCCAGGAGGAGCTCCCTGCAGGTGAACCTGAGCTTCGTGTCTGATTCATCAGACACAAGTGACACAGAACCCAGGACAATCCGGAATAATGCAGGACCAGAAAGCCTCGACAGTAACGTCAAAAGATTGAGAGACGCAATTTTGAGTAAAACCCAGGAGATCTTCGATAATGAGAATGACTTCTGCAAGAGAACAGCGCGAATCCTGGGAGAGGTCCAAGGTGGTTCTGACCAAAATGATCAGAACCAATCCAACAGTCAAGAGAAGCCTGTTGTCCTCCAGGAGAGTGACTCGagtgattttttctcgaaaccATCAGATAGGAGAGGTAAACTCCGTGTCAGCTCCATCGTcagcagcagcaacaacaAAAACTGCACTTCTATCATGTTTTCACCGAGGAAAACCAGGTCATCTTGTCGCTCATCAGGTAAAGAGGACACGGTGATGGGAAATCCTATAAAATGCTCGACTTTTATGAGTCGTAACTCCAGTTTGGCGAGTGCTGGGGTCAGAAGGATCAATAAATCAGAATCTGTGACACCAAAATCGTCGAAACCAGTCATAAGGGATGTGAAATCGTGCTACATTCCTCTTGATAGGATTGAGGGGTACGAGAGGATGAATCTCAgcagaaatttgaaacaaattTCTATGGAATTGACTCCAGCTGTGGGAGATCGTCCTGTCCCAATTGTGATATCTCAACCTGCTCGTGGGGTGAAGAGTCTTATGGAGAAGCTTCTGGAGAGAAATCACGAGAGTTTTGGCAGTGGCAGAACCTCTTTGGAGGTCAGAACCTCCGTGGAGCCGGTCCTCAATGATCCGTCGATGAGCCAATCTCAATCTAGTCGATCAGTCCCAGCGATGAGGGACAGCAGCACAGGCAGACAAAgtctttcattaaaaaaatcaaatagctCTGTGATGATGATCCACCCTGCGTTGATTCCATCGAAAAGAAAATCTGAATTCAATGAGAAGAGGAGTATGAGTGGACGTAATTCGTCTGGTGCAGGGAATCGTCTGTCGTTGGATGTCAACACTTCACTGGGATCTCGGAGGTCAGTCAATGAGAGCGTTGTGGAAGCCACACCAGGTCCCATTAGTCGATCAACTTTGATGAAATCACAATCGAAAATTATGACTGTGTTGGAGAAGGGATCAGTGGGTTCTGATGGAAAATGTGAGGACTCCCAGATCGTAAGGAACAT aAACCCCATTATCAACCTCGAGCCCATCTCTTCAACGTCTCACCACAACCTGGAAGATACGTTTATTCTAGACACCTCTGAATCCCTCAAAGGCCCGATAATAAAGGACTCTTCAGACGAGAGTGAAGCTGAACCGGATAATCCCAAACCGAGAGAAAGTATCTACGAGGACTCGTCGGACGACGAGAGAAGTGAAAAGGAAGACAATGtatcatcgaaaaaaaaacaatgcagAAAGAGAAAGTTATTTACTCAGTTGAATGACTCGGGTTTGATATCACTAAGTCCCATGGAAAGGGCAGAGCCATCCCCCAGGACTCCAGTGGTGCCAGTAGAAAAGAAAAGACGAAAAGTTCAAAAAattcttataaaaaattatcaaactcAGGCAGAAAGAGTGACACAAACGCAGAAACGACTGGTGATTAAAACTCAAGTGAAACATCCAAAGAGACTTGAGGATAAGGAAGCTGAGAAAAAGAAGAAGCGAAAAATAAGGAGCAAAAAGTTGGTCGTGAAGAAGAGAATGAATCCAGATGTACTTCGACTTTTGAATGAGGTCGCAGGTGAGGGCTTTGATAATTCAGAGCCAAGTAGAGATTCTTTGAACGACTTCACAGACAACAAACGAATAGCAACAAAGGGGAGACATCATTCTAAGTGTATTTATATCGTAACAACAGGATTGTGCAACGGTGATAAGGATTTAGTGAAAGATGCTGTGAAGAAAATAGGAGGAGCCAGGATAGAGCCATCAGTGACACGTCAAACAACTCATGTTGTCACCACCGGAGTTCGTACGATTAATTTACTCAGGGGAATAATCAGGGGCTGTTGGCTTGTGAACAAGGACTGGCTGAAGAAATCGATCCGAGAGAGAACGTGGCAGAGCCCTGAGAACTACGAGGTCGATCATTTTTCAAAAGCTGTGCAGGAGAACAGGAGGGACAAGGAAATTTTTGGAAGGTCTTATGTACCGGAGTTATTTGCAACATGTGGACTTATTTATATTGACGGTGCAACGGCACCGCCGAGGGAGGTTCTCAAGGAGTTGATAAAAACAGCTGGAGGGAGAATTATCGAAAATTCTCAGAAAGCCAAAATAATCATTGGATCCCAGGGATTACGAGAGGTCTGGGTATTGGATTCGATAACAACTGGTCAACTTCAACCGCTCGATGATTATCGACGTTAG